A region from the Microcella frigidaquae genome encodes:
- a CDS encoding 30S ribosomal protein bS22, with protein MGSVIKKRRKRMAKKKHRKLLRKTRHQRRNKK; from the coding sequence ATGGGTTCAGTCATCAAGAAGCGCCGCAAGCGGATGGCCAAGAAGAAGCACCGCAAGCTGCTGCGCAAGACGCGTCACCAGCGTCGCAACAAGAAGTAG
- a CDS encoding TrkH family potassium uptake protein has translation MSTSTRIRGNNGEGSVNPFRRAWSTLSESAMASPARFAILIFTILILITTLLLTLPIARAGSGTGGTPLADALFTAVSAICVTGLTTVDMATHWSPFGNIVIILAMQVGGIGVLTMASILGLVVARRIGLRAKLIAASDTNAARVHGGPVSESQAVRLGEIGGLLFTVAASAIVIELAITALIVPRLLIEGFDPWTAIWQGFYLALSAFTNTGFVPFAPGMERFAADPWMLSVLSIAVFLGAIGFPVIFALGRWLRTRARLTLHARITLWTTLILIAFGGLVIAVLEWTNPATLGAQDGPVRPMTAVFTSIMSRSGGLSTVDIGEMNGSTLLVLDMLMFVGGGSASTAGGIKVTTLAVLFFAAVAEARGVDDMEAFGRRIPTDVLRLAVSIVLWGATIVATASVLVLHITKAPLDYVLFDVISAFATCGLSTGLTSNELPDAAKYVLAATMWAGRVGTVTLAAALAASQRRQLFRRAEERPIVG, from the coding sequence ATGTCCACGAGCACCCGCATCCGCGGCAACAACGGCGAAGGCAGCGTGAACCCGTTCCGCCGCGCCTGGAGCACCCTCTCCGAGTCGGCGATGGCATCGCCCGCGCGGTTCGCGATCCTCATCTTCACGATCCTCATCCTCATCACGACCCTGCTGCTCACCCTGCCGATCGCCCGGGCCGGCAGCGGCACGGGCGGCACCCCGCTCGCCGACGCGCTCTTCACGGCCGTCTCGGCGATCTGCGTGACCGGTCTCACGACCGTCGACATGGCCACCCACTGGTCGCCGTTCGGCAACATCGTCATCATCCTCGCGATGCAGGTCGGCGGCATCGGCGTGTTGACGATGGCGAGCATCCTGGGCCTCGTCGTCGCGCGCCGCATCGGCCTGCGCGCCAAGCTGATCGCCGCGAGCGACACCAACGCCGCGCGCGTGCACGGCGGCCCGGTCTCCGAGTCGCAGGCGGTGCGGCTGGGCGAGATCGGCGGCCTGCTGTTCACCGTCGCGGCGAGCGCGATCGTCATCGAGCTGGCCATCACCGCCCTCATCGTCCCGCGGCTGCTGATCGAGGGCTTCGACCCCTGGACGGCGATCTGGCAGGGCTTCTACCTCGCGCTCTCCGCCTTCACCAACACCGGTTTCGTGCCCTTCGCGCCCGGCATGGAGCGCTTCGCGGCCGACCCGTGGATGCTCTCGGTGCTCTCCATCGCGGTGTTCCTCGGCGCGATCGGCTTCCCGGTGATCTTCGCGCTCGGCCGCTGGCTGCGCACCCGCGCACGCCTGACCCTGCACGCGCGCATCACGCTCTGGACCACGCTGATCCTCATCGCGTTCGGCGGCCTCGTCATCGCCGTGCTCGAGTGGACGAACCCCGCCACGCTCGGCGCGCAGGACGGCCCGGTACGCCCGATGACGGCGGTCTTCACCTCGATCATGTCCCGGTCGGGCGGCCTGTCGACCGTCGACATCGGCGAGATGAACGGGTCGACCCTGCTCGTGCTCGACATGCTGATGTTCGTCGGCGGCGGCTCCGCATCCACCGCCGGCGGCATCAAGGTGACCACGCTGGCGGTGCTGTTCTTCGCGGCCGTGGCCGAGGCGCGCGGGGTCGACGACATGGAGGCCTTCGGGCGCCGGATCCCCACCGACGTGCTGCGCCTCGCGGTCAGCATCGTGCTGTGGGGCGCGACGATCGTCGCCACCGCGTCGGTGCTCGTGCTGCACATCACGAAGGCGCCGCTCGACTACGTGCTGTTCGACGTGATCTCCGCCTTCGCCACCTGCGGCCTGTCGACGGGGCTCACCAGCAACGAGCTCCCGGATGCGGCGAAGTACGTGCTCGCGGCCACCATGTGGGCGGGTCGCGTTGGTACAGTGACCCTCGCCGCGGCCCTCGCCGCCAGTCAGCGCCGGCAGCTGTTCCGCCGGGCAGAAGAGAGGCCCATCGTTGGTTGA
- a CDS encoding potassium channel family protein has product MVERIRHDAPVLVIGLGRFGAATAGQLQRLGREVLAVDEDPALVQKWAERVTHAVQADARSLDALRQIGADEFSIAVVATGSSIESSVLITANLVDLKIPQIWSKAISQSHGKILARIGANHVIYPEAEAGERVAHLVSGRMIDFIEFDDDFVLVKMYPPKPIRGLSLTESKVRSKYNITVVGVKSPGKPFTYATEQTVVSNHDLIIVSGTERDIDRFASLDS; this is encoded by the coding sequence TTGGTTGAGAGAATCCGCCACGACGCTCCCGTGCTCGTGATCGGCCTCGGTCGGTTCGGCGCGGCGACCGCGGGGCAGCTGCAGAGGCTCGGCCGCGAGGTGCTCGCCGTCGATGAGGACCCGGCGCTCGTGCAGAAGTGGGCCGAGCGGGTCACCCACGCGGTGCAGGCCGACGCCCGGTCGCTGGATGCCCTCCGCCAGATCGGCGCCGACGAGTTCAGCATCGCCGTCGTCGCGACGGGCTCGTCGATCGAGTCGAGCGTGCTGATCACGGCGAACCTCGTCGACCTCAAGATCCCGCAGATCTGGTCGAAGGCCATCAGCCAGTCGCACGGCAAGATCCTCGCCCGCATCGGCGCGAACCACGTGATCTACCCGGAGGCGGAGGCCGGCGAGCGCGTCGCCCACCTGGTCTCGGGCCGCATGATCGACTTCATCGAGTTCGACGACGACTTCGTGCTGGTGAAGATGTACCCGCCGAAGCCGATCCGCGGGCTGTCGCTGACCGAGTCGAAGGTGCGCTCGAAGTACAACATCACGGTCGTCGGCGTGAAGAGCCCGGGCAAGCCCTTCACCTACGCCACCGAGCAGACCGTGGTGTCGAACCACGACCTCATCATCGTGTCGGGCACCGAGCGCGACATCGACCGGTTCGCGTCGCTCGACAGCTGA
- a CDS encoding DNA-formamidopyrimidine glycosylase family protein, translating to MPEGDTVHRAADRLHAALAGQTVLRSDVRVPRFATADLRGAVVDEVVARGKHLLMRVGDVTVHSHLKMEGAWHLMRRGERWRRPAFEARMVLETTAISGDPWQAVGFALGELDLVARDAEHEVVGHLGPDPLADDFDRDEALRRLMADPARPIGLALLDQRCVAGFGNDYRNELLFLRGVRPETPAGEVDVAAALDLGVRLIRANRHRDERTTTGDTRKGQRLYVAHRDGRPCRRCGTPIARGLLGDDALTERITWFCPNCQR from the coding sequence ATGCCTGAGGGCGACACCGTGCACCGCGCGGCCGACCGCCTGCACGCCGCACTCGCCGGCCAGACGGTGCTGCGCAGCGACGTGCGCGTGCCGCGCTTCGCGACCGCCGACCTGCGCGGCGCGGTCGTCGACGAGGTGGTCGCGCGCGGCAAGCACCTGCTCATGCGCGTCGGCGACGTGACCGTGCACTCGCACCTGAAGATGGAGGGCGCCTGGCACCTCATGCGCCGCGGCGAGCGCTGGCGGCGGCCCGCCTTCGAGGCCCGCATGGTGCTCGAGACGACCGCGATCTCGGGCGATCCCTGGCAGGCGGTCGGCTTCGCGCTCGGCGAGCTCGACCTCGTGGCGCGGGATGCGGAGCACGAGGTCGTCGGCCACCTCGGCCCCGACCCGCTGGCCGACGACTTCGATCGTGATGAGGCCCTGCGGCGGCTGATGGCTGACCCGGCGCGGCCGATCGGGTTGGCCCTGCTCGACCAGCGCTGCGTCGCCGGCTTCGGCAACGACTACCGGAACGAGCTGCTCTTCCTGCGCGGCGTGCGCCCCGAGACGCCCGCGGGCGAGGTCGACGTCGCCGCCGCCCTCGACCTCGGGGTGCGGCTGATCCGCGCCAACCGGCATCGCGACGAGCGCACGACGACGGGCGACACCCGCAAGGGTCAGCGGCTCTACGTCGCGCACCGCGACGGCCGCCCCTGCCGCCGCTGCGGCACGCCGATCGCCCGCGGCCTGCTCGGCGACGACGCGCTCACCGAGCGCATCACGTGGTTCTGCCCGAACTGCCAGCGCTGA
- a CDS encoding ArsR/SmtB family transcription factor, translating to MADIFDVIADSTRRELLQHLLDASLRGDNGTGELSVSELVDRMDATQPTVSKHLKVLRDHGLVSVREEGQHRYYAVEPGPLEEVEDWIIPFLSADFDAEAEAGAAVFAAWAGTDVTSAGSTVGRVAADASHQARTLIEGAQERLHDVQEKLQDVQDAVAKRLPWKHSEGDR from the coding sequence ATGGCCGACATCTTCGACGTGATCGCCGACTCCACCCGTCGGGAGCTGCTGCAGCACCTGCTCGATGCCTCGCTGCGCGGCGACAACGGCACGGGCGAGCTGAGCGTGAGCGAGCTCGTCGACCGCATGGATGCGACCCAGCCCACCGTGTCGAAGCACCTGAAGGTGCTGCGTGACCACGGGCTGGTCTCGGTGCGCGAGGAGGGCCAGCACCGCTACTATGCCGTCGAGCCGGGGCCGTTGGAGGAGGTCGAGGACTGGATCATCCCCTTCCTCAGCGCCGACTTCGACGCCGAGGCGGAGGCGGGCGCGGCGGTCTTCGCCGCCTGGGCTGGCACCGACGTGACCTCGGCCGGCAGCACCGTCGGCCGAGTCGCGGCCGATGCCTCGCACCAGGCGCGGACCCTCATCGAGGGCGCCCAGGAGCGGCTGCACGATGTGCAGGAGAAGCTGCAGGACGTCCAGGATGCGGTGGCCAAGCGCCTGCCCTGGAAGCACTCCGAGGGCGACCGCTGA
- a CDS encoding helix-turn-helix domain-containing protein codes for MGRDLSDVRFLTVAEVADMMRVSTMTVYRMVHAGELPAIRFGRSFRIPESAVASAIQTPIADVG; via the coding sequence ATGGGCCGGGATCTCTCCGACGTTCGGTTCCTCACCGTCGCCGAAGTCGCCGACATGATGCGCGTCTCCACCATGACCGTGTACCGCATGGTCCACGCCGGGGAACTCCCGGCCATCCGCTTCGGCCGCAGCTTCCGCATCCCCGAGTCGGCCGTCGCCTCGGCCATCCAGACCCCCATCGCCGACGTCGGCTAG
- a CDS encoding thermonuclease family protein: protein MLSVLRPIARPLVVVGLIGLIGSVDGCLDSGTRGEAGYGPGDGFEGPTGVALDGTGTVAAITDGDTLRLEVEGQELRVRLIGVDTPEVYPDVECFGPEATDALTALAPPGSTLGYTYDRDERDQYDRELMYLFTQDGILINYELVAQGAGTAVLFEPNDRYWSDLQAAERAAQRDGLGLWGQC, encoded by the coding sequence ATGCTGTCCGTCCTGCGTCCGATCGCGCGCCCTCTCGTCGTCGTCGGGCTCATCGGCCTCATCGGCTCGGTCGACGGCTGCCTCGACTCGGGCACGCGCGGCGAGGCGGGGTACGGCCCGGGCGACGGTTTCGAGGGGCCGACCGGGGTCGCGCTCGACGGCACGGGCACCGTGGCCGCGATCACCGACGGCGACACCCTGCGGCTCGAGGTCGAGGGGCAGGAGCTCCGGGTGCGCCTGATCGGCGTCGACACCCCCGAGGTCTACCCCGATGTCGAATGCTTCGGCCCCGAGGCGACGGATGCCCTCACGGCGCTCGCCCCGCCCGGCAGCACCCTCGGCTACACCTACGACCGCGACGAGCGCGACCAGTACGACCGCGAGCTGATGTACCTCTTCACGCAGGACGGCATCCTCATCAACTACGAGCTGGTGGCACAGGGCGCCGGCACGGCCGTGCTGTTCGAGCCGAACGACCGGTACTGGAGCGACCTGCAGGCCGCCGAGCGGGCTGCCCAGCGCGACGGCCTCGGCCTGTGGGGGCAGTGCTAG
- a CDS encoding SOS response-associated peptidase, with product MCGRYANTKSGEELGRYFEADEVDEVRLPPSWNIAPTQQVPIVVDRLPKDDPDGMPSRLVTAARWSLVPRWATELASPYPTFNARSETVHEKSTFTGALVRSRAILPADGYYEWHTVGDGAKGTVKTPHYIHDPVEGELAFAGLYSWWRAPVAEGQPPSPWVLTATMLTRAAHGPAASIHDRAPVMLPREVWDEWLDPTVEGDQDLVTMVVHESEQVLERLELHPVAPLKGDGPELIVPLG from the coding sequence ATGTGCGGACGCTATGCCAACACCAAGAGCGGTGAGGAGCTCGGCCGCTACTTCGAGGCGGACGAGGTCGACGAGGTGCGCCTGCCGCCGAGCTGGAACATCGCGCCCACCCAGCAGGTGCCGATCGTCGTCGACCGGCTCCCCAAGGACGATCCCGACGGGATGCCCTCCCGGCTGGTCACCGCCGCGCGCTGGTCGCTCGTGCCGCGGTGGGCGACCGAGCTCGCCTCGCCGTACCCGACGTTCAACGCGCGCAGCGAGACCGTGCACGAGAAGAGCACCTTCACGGGGGCGCTTGTGCGGTCCCGGGCGATCCTGCCCGCCGACGGCTACTACGAGTGGCATACCGTCGGAGACGGGGCGAAGGGCACCGTGAAGACGCCCCATTACATCCACGACCCCGTCGAGGGCGAGCTGGCCTTCGCCGGGCTGTACTCGTGGTGGCGCGCCCCCGTCGCCGAGGGGCAGCCGCCGTCGCCGTGGGTGCTGACGGCGACGATGCTGACGCGGGCTGCCCACGGGCCCGCGGCGAGCATCCACGATCGCGCCCCGGTGATGCTGCCGCGCGAGGTCTGGGACGAGTGGCTCGACCCGACCGTGGAGGGCGACCAGGACCTCGTCACGATGGTCGTGCACGAGAGCGAGCAGGTGCTCGAGCGGCTCGAGCTCCACCCGGTCGCGCCGCTGAAGGGCGACGGGCCCGAGCTCATCGTGCCGCTCGGCTGA
- a CDS encoding glutaredoxin family protein: MTTVTLIGKPGCHLCEDARAVVDAVLAEFPGVGMLERSILDDPALHERYWDEIPVVMIDDAVHTIYRVDADRLRAALAAAQA; this comes from the coding sequence GTGACGACCGTGACGCTCATCGGCAAGCCGGGCTGCCACCTGTGCGAGGACGCCCGCGCGGTGGTCGACGCCGTGCTGGCCGAGTTCCCGGGGGTCGGGATGCTCGAGCGGAGCATCCTCGACGACCCCGCCCTGCACGAGCGCTACTGGGACGAGATTCCCGTGGTGATGATCGACGACGCGGTGCACACGATCTACCGGGTCGACGCCGATCGGTTGCGGGCGGCGCTCGCCGCCGCACAGGCCTGA
- a CDS encoding HAD family hydrolase translates to MSSPVTGDPRDDHTPVIAFFDVDNTLMRGASIYHLGRAAWRRGFVGWRDILRFGWHQARFIAVGENQKHQLTVRDRALELVAGHTEAELALLAAETYDDRVVHLLLPDTVALAQRHLARGHEVWLITATPEGFATIMAERLGLTGAIGSRIESVDGVFTGRLLGPVMHGAHKADAAAALAAEKGVRLADCWAYSDSRNDIPLLELVGHRTVVNPDAALERYARARGWPMLHARP, encoded by the coding sequence ATGTCCTCCCCCGTCACCGGCGACCCCCGCGATGACCACACCCCGGTGATCGCCTTCTTCGACGTGGACAACACGCTCATGCGCGGGGCGAGCATCTACCACTTGGGGCGCGCCGCGTGGCGACGCGGCTTCGTGGGCTGGCGCGACATCCTGCGCTTCGGCTGGCACCAGGCACGCTTCATCGCCGTCGGCGAGAACCAGAAGCACCAGCTGACGGTGCGCGATCGGGCGCTCGAGCTGGTGGCCGGGCACACGGAGGCGGAGCTCGCGCTGCTCGCCGCCGAGACCTACGACGACCGGGTCGTGCACCTGCTGCTGCCCGACACGGTCGCCCTCGCCCAGCGGCACCTCGCGCGCGGGCACGAGGTCTGGCTGATCACCGCCACCCCCGAGGGCTTCGCGACGATCATGGCCGAGCGCCTGGGGCTGACCGGCGCGATCGGCTCGCGCATCGAGAGCGTCGACGGCGTGTTCACCGGGCGACTGCTCGGCCCCGTCATGCACGGAGCGCACAAGGCCGACGCCGCGGCCGCGCTCGCGGCCGAGAAGGGCGTGCGGCTCGCCGACTGCTGGGCGTACAGCGACTCGCGCAACGACATCCCGCTGCTCGAGCTGGTCGGGCATCGCACCGTCGTCAACCCCGATGCGGCGCTCGAGCGCTACGCGCGGGCGCGCGGCTGGCCGATGCTGCACGCGCGGCCCTGA